In the Gossypium arboreum isolate Shixiya-1 chromosome 10, ASM2569848v2, whole genome shotgun sequence genome, one interval contains:
- the LOC108474639 gene encoding uncharacterized protein LOC108474639, producing the protein MADALATLASLIRVNKQEDMKPIQMSICDAPAHCCNIDEEEERDDYPWYHDILRYVKNREYTNQATENDKRMLRRLASDYVLDGEILYKRRKDQVLLRCVDVVEAKKILEEVYEGVCGTHANGTSTWATPYSLVYGMEAVLPIEVENPSLQVLSELKLDESEWI; encoded by the exons ATGGCTGATGCCTTGGCTACGTTAGCTTCTTTGATTAGAGTAAATAAACAGGAGGATATGAAGCCGATCCAGATGAGTATTTGTGATGCTCCAGCTCATTGCTGCAATATCGACGAAGAAGAGGAGAGAGATGATTATCCTTGGTATCATGATATTCTACGATATGTGAAGAACCGTGAATACACTAACcaggcaactgaaaatgataagaGAATGTTGAGGAGGCTAGCTAGCGACTATGTCTTGGACGGAGAGATTCTGTATAAAAGGAGGAAGGATCAGGTGCTGCTAAGATGTGTTGACGTTGTTGAAGCTAagaaaattttggaagaagtCTATGAAGGggtttgtgggacacatgccaatgg aacttctacctGGGCAACACCTtactcattggtttatgggatggaggcagttTTGCCCATTGAAGTCGAAAATCCTTCTCTGCAGGTTTTATCAGAGTTGAAGCTTGATGAATCAGAATGGATCTAG